Genomic window (Streptomyces sp. LX-29):
CCCAGGCCGCGTCGAGCACCTCGCGGACCTTCCAGCGGGTGTTCACCGGCACCAGGGTGTCGCGCAGCTCGTCGTCGGGGGCGTGCAGCGAGACCGCGAGCCGGCACTTGAAGCCCTCGTCGGCGAACCGCAGCATCGCCGGGACCAGGCCCACGGTGGAGACCGTGATGCCGCGCTGGGACAGGCCCAGGCCGTCCGGCTCGGGGTCGGTGAGCCGGCGGATGGCCCCCACGACCCGGTTGTAGTTGGCCAGCGGCTCGCCCATGCCCATGAAGACGATGTTGCTGAGCCGCGCGGGGCCGCCGGGGATCTCGCCGTCCCGCAGCGCCCGCATGCCGTCGACGATCTGGTGCACGATCTCGGCGGTGGACAGGTTGCGGTCCAGGCCGGCCTGGCCGGTGGCGCAGAACGGGCAGTTCATGCCGCAGCCCGCCTGCGAGCTGATGCACATGGTGACCCGGTCCGGGTAGCGCATCAGGACGGACTCCACCAGGGTGCCGTCGAAGAGCCGCCAGAGCGTCTTGCGGGTGGTGTCGTTGTCGCAGGAGATGTGGCGGACCACGCTCATCAGGTCGGGCAGCAGCTCGCCGGCGAGCTTCTCGCGCGAGGCGGCCGGGATGTCGGTCCACTCCGCCGGGTCGTGGGCGTACCGCGCGAAGTAGTGCTGCGAGAGCTGCTTCGCGCGGAACGGCTTCTCGCCGATGGCGGCGACGGCCTCACGGCGCTCGGCGGGCGAGAGGTCGGCGAGGTGCCGCGGGGGCTTCTTGGCTCCGCGCGGGGCGACGAAGGTGAGCTCACCGGGTGCGGGCGGTGCCATGGGCGGAAACTCCTCAGTACGACTGGCCGGGCGATCCCCGCTGTCGCGGGGCAGGCGGCTGGATGACGCCGACGCCCGGCGATCTCACGGGGGCGTTCCCGTGGCCGCGGGGCCGGAAAAGGGCCCGCCGCAGAAGCGACGGGCCCTTCCAGGGTACCGGGCGCGGTTCAGCCCGCCCCGACGAAGATCACCAGCAGCAGCCACACCACCGGCGCCGTCGGCAGCAGCGAGTCCAGCCGGTCCATGATGCCGCCGTGGCCGGGCAGCAGGTTGCCCATGTCCTTGATGCCGAGGTCCCGCTTGATCATGGACTCGCCCAGGTCGCCGAGGGTGGCGCTGACCGCCACCGACAGCCCCAGCAGCAGGCCCTGCCACCAGACGCCGTCCTCGACCACGTACTGCATGCACAGCGCGCCGGCCACCATCGCGAACGCCACCGCGCCCAGCAGCCCCTCCCAGGACTTGCCGGGGCTGATCCGGGGCGCGAGCCTGCGCTTGCCGAAGCGCCAGCCCACGGCGTACGCGCCGGTGTCGCTGACCACGGTGAGCAGCAGGAAGGTCAGCACCCGCTGCGGACCGTCGTCGGCCGCCAGCATCAGCGCCACGAACGTGGCCAGGAAGGGCACGTAGAAGGCCGCGAACACGCCGGCGGTGACGTCCCGGAGGTAGTTCTCAGGAGGCTCGGTCATCCGCCACACGAGCACCGCGAGCGCGGTGAGCGCGACCGCCACCCACGCCCCCTCGGCTCCGCGCACATAGCCGGCGACGACCATGGCGACGCCGCCGACGGCGAGCGGGATCAGCGGGGCCCGGATCTCCTTGCGCTCGGACAGCCGGGAGGTGAGCTCCCAGAGCCCGACGACCACGGCGAGCGCTATCACGCCGATGAACGCGGGCTTGTAGACGAAGAGCGAGGCGACGATGACCGCGCCCAGCCCGACGCCGACCCCTATCGCCGCCCGCAGGTCGCGGCCCGCGCTCTTCTTCGCGGGCGCGGGCTGCGGTGCGGGCTCCGACGGCCGCGCGGCCGGATCCGAGGGGGATCCGGGCGAGCCGGGCGGCTGCGGCGACTGGTGCGACCGGTTCGCCGAGTCCGGCTCCTCACGGAACAGGGGGCCGCTCAGCCGAGCGGCCCCCAGGTCACGGTCGTCCTGGTTTCCGCCTGCGTGGGGCACGGTGGGCATGGGCCGAGTCTGCGCCGCCTCGCCCACCTGATGCGCGGGACCCGCCGAGACGGCGGGACCCTGGTCGGTCGGGCCCCAGTATCCGGCGCGCGGCGGGGCTCCCCAGGAAGAGTCACTCATCAGACTTCGAGAAGCTCGGCTTCCTTGTGCTTCAGCAGCTCGTCCACCTGTGCGACGTACTTCGCGGTGGTGTCGTCGAGCTCCTTCTCGGCGCGGCGGCCGTCGTCCTCGCCGACCTCGCCGTCCTTGACGAGCTTGTCGATGGACTCCTTGGCCTTGCGTCGGACGCTGCGGATCGAGATCTTCGCGTCCTCGCCCTTGCCCTTGGCGACCTTGATGAACTCCTTGCGCCGCTGCTCGGTGAGCTCCGGGAACACCACTCGGATGATGCTGCCGTCGTTGCTCGGGTTGACGCCCAGGTCCGAGTCACGGATCGCCTGCTCGATGTTGCGCAGCGCGCTCTTGTCGAACGGGGTCACCACGGCCATCCGCGGCTCCGGCACCGAGAAGGACGCCAGCTGGTTGATCGGCGTCATCGCACCGTAGTAGTCCGCCACGATCTTGTTGAACATCGCCGGGTGCGCACGCCCGGTGCGGATCGCGGCGAAGTCCTCCTTGGCGACCACAACGGCCTTCTCCATCTTCTCCTCGGCCTCGAGGAGGATCTCTTCGATCACCACTTGCTCCTGGTGTTATGGGTAAGCAGAGCCTCGCCCCTGCGTGCGTCTTCTCCTGCACGGTGTCCGACCGGCAGGCCGTTGTCCATCCCCGTAACGGGCTGTGTACGAGCGGTGTCGGCCCGACTAGGACCGAGTGCCCTGGTCGCTCACGAGCGTGCCGATCTTCTCACCCTTGACCGCGCGGGCGATATTGCCCTCGGCCAGCAGCTCGAAGACCAGGATCGGCAGGTTGTTGTCCCGGCACAGGGTGATGGCGGTGGCGTCGGCGACCTTGAGGTCCCGCGCGATCACCTCGCCGTACTCCAGCGCGTCGAACTTCACCGCGTCCGGGTTGGCCTTCGGGTCGGAGTCGTAGACCCCGTCCACGCCGTTCTTGCCCATGAGCAGCGCCTCGGCGTCGATCTCCAGGGCGCGCTGGGCGGCGGTGGTGTCCGTGGAGAAGTACGGCATGCCCATGCCCGCGCCGAAGATCACGACGCGTCCCTTCTCCAGGTGGCGCACGGCACGCAGCGGGATGTACGGCTCCGCGACCTGCCCCATGGTGATAGCGGTCTGGACGCGGGAGTCGATGCCCTCCTTCTCCAGGAAGTCCTGGAGCGCCAGGCAGTTCATGACCGTGCCGAGCATGCCCATGTAGTCCGAGCGGGCCCGGTCCATGCCGCGCTGCTGCAGCTCGGCGCCGCGGAAGAAGTTGCCGCCACCGATGACGATGGCGATCTCGGCGCCATCCCGCACCACGGCGCCCACCTCACGGGCGATGGCGTGCACGACGTCGGGGTCGACGCCGAGCCCGCCGCCGCCGGAGAACGCTTCTCCGGACAGTTTCAGCAGGAACCGGCGGCGCTTGGTCCGACCGTCGGTGCGCTTGTCGTCGGCGGCCAGTGTGGCGTCCGCACCCTGATTCATTGGAGATCTCCTCGTGCACATACCAAGAAGGCCATTGCCGGATGGGTCTTTGTTCGACCTCTGCGGCAATGGCCTCCTCGTCACATCTGCGGCCGGCCGGAAGACGGCCGGCTGCGTACGACCCTATAGGGGCCGCACACCGATCGCTGCCCGCGTGGGCTCAGGCGTCGCTGCCCTGGTGGGCTCAGGCGCCGACGCGGATGCGCGCGAAGCGCTTCAGCGAAACGCCGGCCTCGGCCAGCACCTTCTCGACGGACTTCTTGTTGTCCTTGGCGAACGGCTGGCTCAGCAGCACGCTCTCCTTGAAGAAGCCGTTGACGCGACCCTCGACGATCTTCGGCAGGGCGGCCTCAGGCTTGCCCTCCTCACGCGCGGTGGCCTCGGCGACGCGACGCTCGTTCTCGACCGTCTCGGCCGGGATCTCGTCCTTGGTGAGGAACTTCGGCGCGAAGGCGGCGATGTGCTGCGCGACGTCCTTGGCGGTGTCGGCGTCGGCCTTGTCCAGCTCGACCAGGACACCGACCTGCGGCGGCAGGTCCGGGCTGGTGCGGTGCATGTAGGCGTAGACGAAGCCGTCCGCGTACTGCGCGAAGCGGTCCAGGACGATCTTCTCGCCGAGGGTGGCGTTGGCCTCGTCCACGAACGCCTGGACGGTCTTGCCGGCCTCGATCTCGGAGGAGAGCAGGGCCTCCAGGTCGGCCGGGGAGCCCTTGGCGACGTGGGCGGCGAGCGCGTCGGCGACGGCCACGAACTTCTCGCCCTTGGCGACGAAGTCGGTCTCGCACTTCAGCTCGAGCAGCACACCGGAGGTGTGGTCGTCGGCGATGAGGGAGACGACGGCACCGTTCTCGGCGCTGCGGCCCTCACGCTTGGCCACGCCCTTCTGGCCCTTGACGCGCAGGATCTCGACGGCCTTCTCGACGTTGCCCTCGGCCTCGTCCAGCGCCTTCTTGCAGTCCATCATGCCGGCGCCGGTGAGCTCGCGGAGCTTCTTGACGTCAGCGGCGGTGAAGTTCGCCATGGTCTGTGAATCTCTTCTCGAAAGTCTCGAAAGTCTGAGAGGTCAATGCTCTACGGGTGGACGGCGGGGGCGTGTCGCCCCCGCCGTCAGCAACCGCGAGGTATTGAGGTTCAGGCCTGCTCGGCGTCGGCGGCCGGGGCCTCGGCGGCCTTCTCGGCCTCAGCGGGCTTCTCGGCCTCGGCGGCCTTCTCGGCCTCGGCGGCAGCCGGCTCGTCGGCCTTCTTGTCGCCCTCGAGCAGCTCGCGCTCCCACTCGGCCAGCGGCTCGCCCGCGGCCTTGTCGCCCTTGCCGCCCTCGGCGACACCGGAGCGGGCCATCAGGCCCTCGGCGACGGCGTCGGCGATGACGCGGGTGAGCAGGGTGACGGAGCGGATCGCGTCGTCGTTGCCCGGGATCTTGTAGTCGACCTCGTCCGGGTCGCAGTTGGTGTCCAGGATCGCGACGACCGGGATGCGCAGCTTGCGCGCCTCACCGACGGCGATGTGCTCCTTCTTGGTGTCCACGATCCAGACGGCGCTCGGCACCTTCTGCATCTCGCGGATACCACCGAGGGTCTTCTCCAGCTTGGCCTTCTCGCGGGAGAGAACCAGCAGCTCCTTCTTGGTGAGGCCGGAAGCGGCCACGTCCTCGAAGTCGATCTGCTCAAGCTCCTTGAGGCGCTGCAGACGCTTGTAGACGGTCGAGAAGTTGGTGAGCATGCCGCCCAGCCAGCGCTGGTTGACGTACGGCATGCCGACGCGGGTCGCCTGCTCGGCGATGGCCTCCTGCGCCTGCTTCTTGGTGCCGACGAACATGATGGAGCCGCCGTGCGCGACGGTCTCCTTGACGAACTCGTAGGCGCGGTCGATGTACGACAGCGACTGGAGCAGGTCGATGATGTAGATGCCGTTGCGCTCGGTGAAGATGAAGCGCTTCATCTTCGGGTTCCAACGGCGGGTCTGGTGCCCGAAGTGGACGCCGCTCTCCAGCAGCTCCCGCATCGTGACGACGGCCATGGCCGTACTCCTTTGAGGTACTCGGTTCCGCGACGGCCGGGCGGCCGTCACGCCTGACGCCCCGACGCGCCATGCCGCGGAGCTCCGAGCGGAGCCTGCCGAGGACCGAGGAACGCGACCACCGGTTCTGCGCCGGTAGCGGGGCGTGCGAAGTCGACCCGGTGACCCGGATCGCCATAAGAAGTGTACGGGACCGTCGCTGTGCTGGGTGACGGCGATGTCCACAACCAGCGAGTAGTCCCCAGATCTCACCCGACCTCCCCACACCCCGCCCCCACTGGGTCACCCTGCGGACATGACCCATACCCCGCGCGCACGGACACCACGGCGAACCCGCGTGAGCGACGCGCTCCGCACCGACCACGGTCACCGAGGCCACGCCCCGCGCGGCCGCGCCCCGGGCGGTCGGGGCGGGGGCGGTCGGGGCGGGGGCGGTCGCGCCCCGTGCGATTGCGCTCCGGACGGTCGGGGGCGGGGCGGTCGCGCCCCGGGCGATTGCGCTCCGTGTGATTGCGCCCCGGACGGTCGGGGCCGAGGCGGTCGCGCCCCGGACAGTCTCGCCCCAGTCGGTCGTACCCCGAGCGGTCGTACCCCGAGCGGTCGGAGACCGGGCCGTCGGAGCGGGGGCGGTCAGCCGGTGGGCGGGCGGACCGTGGGTGGTCAGCCGGTGGGTGGTCAGCCGGCGGGTGGCCGGAGCGTGGGCGGTAAGCCGGTGGGCGGTCAGCTAGCGGGCGGGCAGCCGGTCGGTGGCCGGAGCCCAGGCGTCCGGCGCCCGGGCGGGCGGGGTCCGACGGGCGTCGTGGCGCGCCGGCCGGCGCGGGGTGACGCTCTGCCGACCCCGCGCCCGACGGCTCTCCGCGGGGTGGGGGCGGCGCGGGGCGGCGCGCCCGTAGCGACGGCAGTGTCTGGGGCCGGGCCGGCGCGGGCCGGCGCACCGTGGCCCGCGCGGCGCGCCGCGCGGGGGACGGCGGGGGCGGCGGGGGTCGACACGCGCCGCGCGATGCCGGTGCTCGCGCACAGGGCGGCGCGCGCCGTCGGGGCGGCACTGATGGGCCTGAGCGTGCTCATGGTGCTGGTGGTGCCGCTCGCGCTGGCGCCCCGGTCCGCGGCGTACGCGACACCCGCCGGGGCCGCGGCGGGTGTCGAGGCCGCCGCGGCCGGCGAGGCTGCCGAGACCGCCGGCGACGGGGCCGAGGGGGGCCGTTCCTGGCCGGTCGGCGGCCGTCCGCCGGTCCTGCGGGGCTGGGAGCCGCCCGACTCGCCCTACGGCCCGGGGCACCGTGGCGTGGACCTGGCGGCCTCTCCGGGTGAGCCGGTGCTGGCGGCCGCCCCCGGTCGGGTGTCCTTCGCCGGCCGGGTGGCGGGTCGCGGAGTGGTCTCCATCGAACTCGACGGCACCGGCGCCCCACCGCTGCGGACCACCTACGAGCCCGTGCGAGCGAGGGTGCGGGAGGGCGAGGCGGTGGAGGCGGGGCAGGTGGTGGGGGTGCTGGAGCCCGGCCCGTTCCACTGCGCGGTCGGCTGTCTGCACTGGGGTCTGCGCCGCGCCGATCGCTATCTCGACCCGCTCTCCCTGCTGCCCCCGTGGCTTCTCCGGCGCGGCCCCTCCCGGCTGTTGCCGATCTTCGACGTGCCGCAGGGCGCGCCGCTGGTGCCGAGCGGGGGCTCGGCGGCAGGAGCGGTGTGGGCCGGCGCCACGACGTTCGACCCGGATCACCCCGGAGGCGCCTTTATGCCCCGGACCCGGACCGCCGCGGGCGCCCAGCCGACAGGCTGCGCGGACCTGGCCCCGCCGGCGATGCTGGCCGGCGCCGCGGCCTGGGCCCGACGCCGCCTGCACCGCCCACCGACGCGCCGGAACGCCCGGAAGCCGCGACGGGCGCCCGGCCGAGCCCGCCTCCGACCACCGTCGGGGATACCCGCGGGTCAAGCAGGTACAGGTCCGAGACGGATACGCGACCGGCGTGAGCGTCACCCCGAGCATCCAGCCGACCAGCGGCGACACCCGACCACCGAGCCGCCGGCCGGGCGGCGCTTCCACGGCGTCGCGCGGGCCGTCGGCGGTGAACGCGGCGGCCACCGGCGCCGCGGCCCACATCGCCCCGTACACCCGTTGCCGGTGTGCGACCGCACGGCGTCACGCCGCCCGACCACCGGGCCGCCGGCCGACCAGGGGGCGTCCGGCCACCGAGCCGGCGGGGCCGCCGCCGCCCGGGTCAGCCACACCCGGAAGCGGCCGGGCCCGCCGGGCGTAAGAGCGCGACGGCAAGCCAGACCGCCGACGCAGGGCGATGAGCGCGGCCGCAAGACAAGCGGCGGGGCCAGGGGCGCACGACACAGACACCCGCCAGAGGCAGGCACGACGGCAGACCGGAACGGGCAACGCCCGCTCGAAGACCGCTGACACCCGCCACCAGGGCAATGGGCACCGCCCGCCAGACGAAGCGACCAGGCCCCCACACGGCGGCCACTCCGACACCGCGGGCCCTCACAGGGCCGAGGCCCCAGGCGAGGGGGCTAGGCCGGTCCCCTCGAAAGCGGGACCCTGACGATGGGCCTGTGAGACGCCGGCTGAAGGCGGCCCCCGGCGGACAGAGCCGGGTCAGCCCCCACGTCGCGGAGGGCCACCGCCAGGTGCGAGCGCAGTGACAAGACCGCAACGACCAACGGCCACTCCAGCACCGCGGGCCCCGACAGGGCCGAGGCCTTGGGCGATGGGGCTCGGCCGGTCCCTCGAAAGCGGGATCCTGGCAAAGCGGGACCCTGGCGATGGGCCTGTGGGGTGCCCGCTGGAGGTGCCCCCGGCGGATAGAGCCGGGTCAGCCCCCCACGCCGCGGAGGGCCATGGCGACGGCGGCCTCGGTGATGGTGGCCGGGTCTTCGGCGGCGCCGAGCTCGATACGGCGGACGGCGGCGTCGACCACGCCCTGGAGCAGCATCGCGGCCAGCCGTGGCTGCTCGTGGCCAAGGGTGCCGAGGGCCTCCACGACCATGGCGACGAGCCCGCCGTGGGCCGCGCGGATCTTCTCCCGGGCGCCGGCGTCCAGTTCCAGCGCGGAGATCGCGACCACGGCCCGGTGACGCCGGTCGCCGACGAGGGTCAGCTGCTGGCGCACATACGCCTCGATCTTGTCCTCGGGCGTGTCGGCGCGCTCCATGGCGGCTTCGACCTCGGCAGCCCAGACGGGGAAGTCGACGGCACACAGCTCTTCGACGACGGCAGCTCGGGAGCGGAAGTACTCGTAGACCGAGGACCGCGCGAGGCCCGTGCGCTCGGCGAGAGCGGGGAAGGTCAACGCCTCCGTTCCACCCTCGGACAGCAGGGAGCGGGCGGCGTCCAGCAGGGCGCCGCGCTGCATCGTCCGGTGCTCAGCCACTGAGGCCGCTCGAATCCTTGGCACATGACCACTTTACGGAGCACCCGGCCGAGGGGCGATGTTGGAGGGACGATTCAGCGTCCGAGGTCCTGCAGTTTGGCTCGCAACTGCAGCACGGACTTGGTGTGGATCTGGCTGACCCGGCTCTCGGTCACGCCCAGGACCTGCCCGATCTCGGCCAGCGTGAGCCCCTCGTAGTAGTACAGGGTGACCACCGTCTTCTCCCGCTCCGGGAGCGTGTTGATGGCGCGGGCCAGCAGCCGGCGCAGCTCGCGGTCCTCGGCCACCTCGACCGGGTTGTCGGCGGCGGTGTCCTCCAGGGTGTCCATGAGGCTCAGTCCGTCGCCGCCTTCGCCGCCGACGTGCAGCATCTCCTCCAGCGCCACCACGTTGGCGAGCGACAACTGGCTGAAGAGTCCGTGCAGTTCGTCCAGCGAGATCTGCATCTCGGCGGCGACCTCGGCTTCGGTGGGGGTGCGGCGCAGCGCCGCCTCGAGCGTGGCGTAGGCGCGCTCGACCTCGCGCGCCTTCTGGCGGACCGAGCGCGGGATCCAGTCCAGGGCGCGCAGTTCGTCGATCATGGCGCCGCGGATCCGGGTGATGGCGTAGGTCTCGAACTTGATGGCCCGTCCGGGGTCGAACTTCTCGATGGCGTCGATGAGTCCGAACACGCCCGAGGAGACGAAGTCCGCCTGCTCGACATTGGACGGCAGCCCCACGCTGACCCGACCCGCCACGTACTTCACCAGCGGCGAGTAGTGCAGGATCAGCTGTTCCCGCAGTCGCTCGTCACCGGTGGCCTTGTACGTCCGCCACAGCTCGTCCAGCGATGAGGGCGCGGCGGGGCGCACGACACCGCGGGCAGCGGACGGCGCTGCCGTGCGGTCAGACCCGGAGATGTGCTGGGGCATTCGTCGCCTTGTGCCGTTCTGCGGAGATGAAGGTGTGGGGGTTGGAGTGCTGCGTTCCCGCCAGAAGCCTTGTGAGCGTAGCGTGACGGAGGCGTCGCGTTAAGCGATGAGACGCGATTGCGTGGTGTGGGGATACGGTCATCGCCCCAACCCTTTCACCCGATTGCCCCAAATTCAGGGACCGCCTCGCCGTGGGCCGCCCCGCTGACCGCCGGCGTGGTTCAACTCCCATCGGTCGCCCTGTCGGTTGACGAATCCCAGCGCGAGCAGCTCCTGGAGCCGGCGGAGCGCCTCGTCGCGACCGGTCCCGGAACCCCGGGCCACCTCGTCCACCTCGTTGCCGCCCCGTGCCGACAACGCTTCCAGGACGCGCGCCGTCACGGGATCGAGCGCGTCGCGTGCCACCACGGGTCCGCGCCGCTCGGGGGGCGGCTCCTCCCCCACCCGCCCGACCAGCTCGGTCACGTCCGCAGCGTCGGTCACCAGAACGGCTTCTCCGCGCAGGAGTTCGTGCACCCCCGCGGAGAGAGCGCTGGTGACCGGGCCCGGCACCCCCATGACGACGCGGCCCAGGTCCCGGGCGCGGCGCGCGGTCACCAGGGACCCGCTGCGGTAGCAGGCCTCGACCACGACCGTGCCACGGGTGAGGGCCGCGATGACCCGGTTGCGGAGCACGAACCGGCCGCGGGTGGGGTGGGCACCCGGCGGCAACTCGGCGAGGATCAGACCCTGTTCCGCGATGCGGGCGATCAACTCGGCGTGGCCGCGCGGGTAGGGCACGTCCACCCCGGAGGCGAGCACGGCGACGGTCGTCCCGCCGGCGGCCAGCGCCCCCCGATGCGCCGCCCCGTCCACGCCGTGCGCCGCACCGGAGGTGACCACGAAGCCGCGCTCGGCGAGCCCCGCGCCGAGGGTGGTCGCGACCCGCGCGCCGTAGTCGGTGCAGGCCCGGGCGCCGACCACGGCGACCGACCGCAGCGCCCACAGCCGCAGCGACGCCCTGCCGCGGACCCACAGGCCGACCGGTCGGGCGTCCCCGAGGTCGTCCAGTTGTCGGGGCCACTCCAGGTCGCCGGGGCAGACGAAGGCGCCGCCCAGCCGGGCGATGGCGGCGAGGTCGGCCGCCGGGTCGAGGTCCGCGGCGCGGAGCGCGCAGCCGGCCAGTCGCCGCGGGCCCGCCCCGACCGGGGGCGCCGCCTCCCCGGTGAGCGCGCGCCACAGCTCCACGGGCCCGAGCTCTCGCAGCCACCGCCCCACCGTGGCGTCCCCGGGCTCGACCAGGCGGGTGAGCGCCGCCCGCGCCATCCGCTCCTGATCGGCGACCTCGGGCACCCCGACCTCTTCCAGCACCCCGGCCTCCTCCAGCACCTCCACCTCCTCAGACACCTCCACCTCCTCAGACACCTCGGACACCTCGGACATCGGCTCCGGTGGGCGCCGCGCGCGGCGGGCCCGGCCGGGTCCGGCGGTTCTCCCGCGCGTGCCGGGTCACCAGTCCGCCCCGACCGGCATGCCGCGGGTGACGCCGGTGCGCAGCTCCAGAGCCCGGACCACGTCGTCGTGAGTGGGGCGGTCGTGGCCGGCGAGGTCGGCGATCGTCCAGGCGACGCGGAGCACCCGGTCCAGGCCGCGGGCGGTGAGCAACCCGCGCTCCAGATCGACCTCGGCCTCCCGCAGGGCGTCCGGCGCGACCGGCCAGCGCGTCCGCAGCTCATGTCCCGGGACCTCGCTGTTGGTGCTCCAGGGGGTGGCGGCGTAGCGGGCGAGGGAACGCTCCCGGGCCTCGCGCACCCGGGCGGCCACCCGGGCGGTCGGCTCGCTGTCGCCAGGTGGGCCGGCCAGCTCGGCGCGGCTCACCGGCGCCACAGGGACCCGCAGGTCGATCCGGTCCAGCAGCGGGCCGGAGAGCCGGCCCTGGTAGCGGCGGATGGCCATGGGTGTGCAGTCGCAGCCGTCGCCGACCAGTGAGTAGCGCCCGCAGGGGCAGGGGTTCGCGGCGAGCAGCAGCAGGAACCGGGCGGGCATCCGCATCATGCCCGCCGACCGGGCGATCACCACATGCCCGGACTCCAGCGGTTGCCGCAGCGCGTCCAGCGCCCGGCCGCTGAACTCGGGCGCCTCGTCCAGGAACAGCACTCCCCGGTGGGCCAGGGAGACCGCGCCCGGCCGCGGCATCCCGTTCCCGCCGCCGACGAGGGCGGCCATGGTGGCCGAGTGATGCGGGGCGCAGTACGGCGGGGTGTCGACCAGGGGCTTGCCGGGCGGTAGCACCCCGGCCACCGAGTGCACGGCGGTGACCTCCAAGGCGTCCTGCGCGGCGAGCGGAGGCAGCAGTCCGGGGAGCCGCTCGGCGAGCATGGTCTTCCCGGCACCGGGCGGGCCCAGGAAGTACAGGTGGTGCGCCCCGGCGGCGGCGACCTCCAGGGCCCTGCGGGCCGCGTGCTGCCCGGCCACATCGGCCAGGTCCGGCTGGCGGGGGTCGCCGGCGACCCGGGTCAGCACGCCGGTGCCGGTGCCGGCCCCGGCAACGGTGAGCCCGGCCAGCATCGCGTCCGGCCGTCCGCTGTCGGCCGGCTCCGGTTCCTCCGGCACCGGCTCGTCGGTCAGCACCGCGATGAGCTGCCGCAGGCTCCGTACGCCCAGCACCGAGACGCCGGGGACCAGGGCTGCCTCGGCGGCCGTCTGCTCGGGGACGACGACCTGGCGATACCCCGAGTCGGCCGCCGCCAGCACCGCGGGCAGCACCCCGCGCACCGGCCGCACCCTGCCGTCGAGGCCCAGCTCGCCGATGAGCACCAGATCGGCGATCTCACGCGGGTCGATACGCTCCGCCGCGCCCAGCACCGCGCAGGCCACCGCCAGGTCGAAGCCGCTGCCGGCCTTGGGCACGGAGGCCGGGCTGAGCCCCACGGTGAGCTTCTTCTGCGGCCACTCGGCGCCGGAGTTGACCACGGCGGCGCGCACCCGGTCGCGGCTCTCGAACAGGCTCTTGTCCGGCAGCCCGACCAGGGTGAAGGCGGCCACCCCCGGCTCCAGGTCCGCCTGGACCTCCACCACCACGCCCTCGACGCCCACCAGCGCCACCGAGCAGGTGCGCGCGAACCCCATCAGGCGGCCCTACCTTTCAACTCACGGGTGAACCGCAGCCATTCGTAAGGTTGTGGCACCCAGGGGAGCGGGGTGTGGCTCTCAGGCTGGCTGCCGTTGTTCGTGGCTCCGGAGGCTTGGCCGC
Coding sequences:
- the dprA gene encoding DNA-processing protein DprA, whose product is MARAALTRLVEPGDATVGRWLRELGPVELWRALTGEAAPPVGAGPRRLAGCALRAADLDPAADLAAIARLGGAFVCPGDLEWPRQLDDLGDARPVGLWVRGRASLRLWALRSVAVVGARACTDYGARVATTLGAGLAERGFVVTSGAAHGVDGAAHRGALAAGGTTVAVLASGVDVPYPRGHAELIARIAEQGLILAELPPGAHPTRGRFVLRNRVIAALTRGTVVVEACYRSGSLVTARRARDLGRVVMGVPGPVTSALSAGVHELLRGEAVLVTDAADVTELVGRVGEEPPPERRGPVVARDALDPVTARVLEALSARGGNEVDEVARGSGTGRDEALRRLQELLALGFVNRQGDRWELNHAGGQRGGPRRGGP
- a CDS encoding YifB family Mg chelatase-like AAA ATPase, encoding MGFARTCSVALVGVEGVVVEVQADLEPGVAAFTLVGLPDKSLFESRDRVRAAVVNSGAEWPQKKLTVGLSPASVPKAGSGFDLAVACAVLGAAERIDPREIADLVLIGELGLDGRVRPVRGVLPAVLAAADSGYRQVVVPEQTAAEAALVPGVSVLGVRSLRQLIAVLTDEPVPEEPEPADSGRPDAMLAGLTVAGAGTGTGVLTRVAGDPRQPDLADVAGQHAARRALEVAAAGAHHLYFLGPPGAGKTMLAERLPGLLPPLAAQDALEVTAVHSVAGVLPPGKPLVDTPPYCAPHHSATMAALVGGGNGMPRPGAVSLAHRGVLFLDEAPEFSGRALDALRQPLESGHVVIARSAGMMRMPARFLLLLAANPCPCGRYSLVGDGCDCTPMAIRRYQGRLSGPLLDRIDLRVPVAPVSRAELAGPPGDSEPTARVAARVREARERSLARYAATPWSTNSEVPGHELRTRWPVAPDALREAEVDLERGLLTARGLDRVLRVAWTIADLAGHDRPTHDDVVRALELRTGVTRGMPVGADW